From Juglans regia cultivar Chandler chromosome 8, Walnut 2.0, whole genome shotgun sequence, the proteins below share one genomic window:
- the LOC108987712 gene encoding transcription factor bHLH149-like has product MASLISYLNLEEESKRKKLWKTRFELRYPNSRPETSWRSESEQRIYSTKLVDALRLVRRNPSAADKVSSFREIREAADRVLAVAAKGRTRWSRAILASQLRLRLANNMKHKRAKVTCCSRPKRMEKKRFSPTLQRKARLLSRLVPGCRKVSFPNLLEEATDYIAALEMQVRAMTALTELVTGPPVDRLGSTSNS; this is encoded by the coding sequence ATGGCATCTTTGATCTCCTACTTAAACTTAGAAGAAGAGTCGAAGCGGAAGAAGCTGTGGAAAACCAGGTTCGAGCTGAGGTATCCGAATTCGAGACCCGAAACCAGCTGGAGATCCGAATCTGAGCAGAGGATCTACTCCACCAAGCTTGTTGATGCTCTCCGGCTTGTCCGCCGGAATCCCTCGGCAGCGGATAAGGTATCCAGCTTCCGTGAAATACGGGAAGCTGCGGACCGGGTCCTGGCCGTGGCGGCCAAGGGTAGGACTCGGTGGAGCCGGGCGATTCTGGCTAGCCAACTCAGGTTGAGACTCGCCAACAACATGAAGCATAAGAGGGCGAAGGTGACTTGCTGTAGCCGGCCGAAGAGGATGGAGAAGAAAAGATTTTCACCGACTCTGCAAAGAAAAGCAAGACTTCTGAGCCGTTTGGTTCCCGGTTGCCGGAAGGTCTCGTTCCCGAACCTTCTGGAAGAAGCCACCGATTACATTGCAGCTTTGGAGATGCAGGTCCGAGCCATGACTGCTCTCACCGAGCTCGTCACCGGTCCACCGGTCGATCGGCTCGGCTCGACCTCCAACTCGTAA